The sequence taaatttgctCAATTAACAcatataataattgttgaacAATTACCAAAAACTAAAAGTGGTAAAATCCAAAGATTAAtcatttctaaatttttaaatgataataattttaaattacctGATCATGTATTTGAAAGTCAACAAATATATacagatattaaaaatttatatttaaataatttataattcttatttatttagattaaattaattaaaattaagtacaaataaataaataaataaataaattataaaaatgacattctttttttttgttttgttttttgttttttattgtatATATAATTCCTTTTATTTATGTTTTGTTTGTACTAGTTTGactattaatactattattattattattattattatcttgtaATTGATGACATGAATAAATTTGTGGTGATGGATAAACGAAtatcttttcatttttagtttttggataagaaatatttgaattatttatacCGACTAAAGTTACTTTTGGAATTGGTAATGAGCCAGAGGAGATTGGAATTAAACCACAACTAAATTTAAGCTTTTCACCAACTGTATCactattaaatgaaaatgtatGTTTACTCTTACCAGATATCATCCAAATTTGTGAATCAGCAACTATATgatattgtaattgttgttgtttttgttgtttttcattaccgttatcattattactttctttttgttgttgttgttgttgttttaaatttgtaatttcaatttcaaaaagaaCTATTGTACCAACATAAGCCCTACTTTGAATTGATAGATCTATTTGATAAAGATAAGTTGGAAGCTCGATTTTAATTGGCCAACTAAATTCGTTTTGATCTCTCCATAATGATTTACATTCTCTAATTAATGGTCTATCTAAATCTTGTTGAGGCATTTTACTTGtatattttatctttaatttcaaatcatttttactatggttgttgttattgttgttgttgttattgtttccattactattactactatcaGTTGCTGATGAaggtgatgttgatgatgataaagattcattttcatactttttaatttcaaaaattaatgaaactaATTGGCCAGggtataaatttaaatttggtgcTAATGAATGATTATGATCTTTTactaaataatataaatttggtTGTTGTGAAGATTTTGAAGAGATTGATGAGATTGATGAActtgaagatgataatgataattgctgctgttgttgtaattgttgttgtaattgttgttgttcaggTGATTGATATTCTGAATCACAACCTTCTAAAGAATAAGAATTAAATTGAATCATATTTGGAGAATTACATTgtataatagtttttaagaataatctattatttacattaatGACAGATTCATCGATTGTCAATGgattaatgaataaaattgaagagaccaatgatgatgaaaatttttCTTTGGTTTGTTTTTGATGTTGTAATTCGATTCTAATTTGATGAGTGCAAGTATCGGTATTTACAGCCATCAATGGTAAATAGAATTCCAATGTTTGATTATAACCAATTTGAGATAATGGTAActtatcattaattaaatttattgttCTTGAGGAAGTTTCACAAGTTTTATCGTCACTCTGTATGATGATTACTGATGAAGTTGGTATTATAGTTGCACCAGTTGGTGAAGTGAATGTTAATACACCCGCTTCAATCGTATCGGAATGAGTATGTAATTTAATTCCAACATATTGAAtactataaaataataatggactATTTGCAAATGATTCTAAAGTTATTTGTGATTCACTATCAATAACTTTAATTTCACCTGGTaatgtagttgttgttgtatttgtaccaccaccaccaccaccaatagcTGTATCAGCATTACGTAATGAATAACCAAATGAAAggttatcaatttttaaccAAATTGAATCTTTAACAAAGGTTGCTTTAGTTGTACCAACTGCTGTGAATTGGAAATTGTTTACACCTGGTTCAACAAGGAAatcattcaattgaaatactAATTTATCACCGAAACCACTCTTTACAAAACTAACTGcaccattattaaatctaattggtgatattaaattacTCTTTATTCTaacattgattttaattgtttcaaaATATCTATAAACTGTTTCTTTAAATGTAACtttacatttaaataatggtatCATTGGTTgaacaacttttttttaaaaaaaaaaaaaaaaaaaaaaattaataatagtttttttataacaaaattattattaaataaaacctACTATTTAATTCAGGTTTTCGAgaaatttgaataatttcaGATAAATAATGATCTTTTTCAAATCTATTTGTTAATAAACCAGGAGCTAATAAACCAACACAAGTTGTTACATAATCAACTAAATGACCCAACTGCTTTTGACAATAGGATAATCTAGTTTTAACGGCATATTCTATATAGGACCAATGTTCTCTAGAGTAaagatttgaaattgatttgaaaAGATTCTCTGCAAtttgaaattcttttaatttgaaatttaaatttgcaaTTGCAAATGTTAATCTACTAATACTTCTCATTCTATTAGATTGAATATACAATTTCTCAATTTGACCTAACAATTCGAAATAAAGTTGAGTGAATTGTTTCGATGATTGAAGTGAGACTTGTAATGGCTGATAACTAAATGCTGTCATTGAATCAACTTCAATCTTTTTATTCTCTACACTCTTAAATATAACTTCTTCTACATTTTGAAAGAACATTTCACTATTATAATCATCAACTGGTAAATATCCAATAATTATTGCCAATTCTTCTAActggaaaaaaataaaaatatattaatataaaataattaaaaaaaaaaccaataataataataataacaatgaatTATGAATTAACTACTCTTTGAGCTgaactaaataataaatcaccaACTAAAAAATCTAAACTTTCTCTATCTTGTTTTTCAGTTAATCTTTCAGAGAGATCActtgttaaatttaaagaaggTGTACGAATATAATGTTGAGTATTTAAAGCACCTGATAATTGTGCAGATTGTAAATTGTTTAAAGATTGTGAACCTGATAAACCTGCTATAATCGTTGATCCACCTGCACTTAATGAAGCTATACCACTATTACTTGGCATTGGTGTATTTTTACCATTTGCTGCTGTAGTTGCTGATGTCGATGATGGtgtattactactactactaccaaaAGGTCCAAATGcaccaaataattttgaaatggGTGTAGTTGAACTAATTGATTTCACAACTTTTTGTGCACTACCATTTATAgtttgttgctgttgttgttgttgtaattgttgttgaagttgtaattgttgttgctgttgctgttgttgttgttgagcaCCATTTACAATCTTATCGAATGAATCTTGACATGCTTTAATCAATTCCATACTTGTACTGAATATCCATGATTCTTTAAACATTGGTGCAAATGAATTTGgatattgtttaattatcATTGACATTGATGTaataaatgatattgatttcGTTGCTGCTTCAATTGgtttttgtaataaaaataataactatatATACACACACACGCACAATTAGTAAaagaatattaataatattatttattgattttgcTAATTATAACTTACTTTTGATTGTCttgcaaataaataaactttaaaatcaaataaactaattttattttcataaattaactttctataatttttaaaggaAGTATCTAAAATGTTACCATTACAATGAATACTATTTGGTTGTAAAACTTCATCAGTGATTTGATCAAATTGTGACCTATTATTTGGATCACCGAAAAGTACTtccaattcaaaatattGCATTAATGCATCCTCATATAATTGAGCACGTTCATAGATTAATGCTAAACCTTcctttatgaaaaaaaagttttgatAACTCCAACCTGGTGTTGTCCTCTTTGCATCCatttttctaatttcatCTTCATAGGTTGTTAAATATTGTTCTGCTGATGAAATTATACCCtctttcattttaattagaAAATCATCCCATAAATCATCTTGTTGTTTCGTACTTGTTGACAAACCTGttccactactaccaccaccattatcattatctttatctttattattgcCGCTGcttgtattatttgtatcTAAAAATCTTAATTGACAACAACGATCTCGTTTAAcattgaaatcatttttaattctatcgAAAACAGTTCTTGTTAATTTTGAAGTTAATTCGCTAAATCTTTTTGGACCTAATGAAACATAAACTATTAACCACTCTTGTTGACGTTCAGTCATTTGAGTTACccattgttttattttagcACGTACAACATTCTTATAGGTATCAGGATCATCACAATGTACCAAATACAAATAGAGGTATGGTTTCTTGTATAGATTTTGATTATCATAATGTGCCTTTACACGTTCATCATTATATTGTAATATTTCAATTGGCATCTTCTCCACTACTTTTGTATGTCCTGTTTTAGTTTTCCATGATATATTCTTTAACGGTAAATGATTTGGTAATTCTGCTTCAATATATTTCCAAATTGATGATTCATCTtgatctaaaaaaaaaaaaaaaaaaaattaaaaaattaaaaattaaattaatactGAAACTATATTGGGGTGGGTTGAGGGGTaattatatgtatatatccataaatttatataaatattatattttttttaatataacatACATGAAATTGTAATATGTTCAATTATAtcaatatttgtattatttaatgaagatgatgaagaagaatgTTGAAGTGAAAATTGTGTTGGAGTATTTAAAGTAGATGACGATGATAATGGTTGTGTTGatggttttaaattattactactactactattactattactaattgatgatgctgatgatgatgatagtgtTGGAGATGTTACAttgccaccaccaccaccgccTCCACTATCATTAACTGATGCTGTCGATGATGTTGATCCATTTAAATTCATAGAATTTGGTGATACATTAGACATTAtaacctttttattttattttttatgttttttttttatatagtttttttttttttttttttttataaaattttaaaaaatatacattAGAAAATCTAGAAAAATAATTCtacaataaattttttttttttttttttctttttttttttttttttttttttttcttttttttaaaaaattaagtttacacacatatataaaattatttaaatttattagagaaaatgaaaatttaaattctttttttttgtttttttgtgtcaattaaaaaataaaaaataaattaatattcaaatttttaaaaaattaaaaaaaaaaaaaaattaaaaaataaaaaaaaaaagattaaaaaaaaaaattgatattattttttcattgttCAGTCCAAAATtggttttgtttattttttttatttttggtttttttttaaaatttttttttttttttttttttggtgtatataaaactttatttatataattttattttttgttttttttttttttttttttttttagttttatttttagttttttttttttttttttttttttattttttatttgtatggGTTTTTGGaaggaaaaaaattaaaaaaatttgaaaatgatatctttatttaataaatgatcgGGATGATATCTTctgattttattatattaataatattattattattttgactCTATCTGTGACTTGGATTTCTACTATTACtgctactattattattcgttggaaaattatttttattttgttgtgattgtggtGGTCTATTTCCGCCTCCGCCCTGTTGAGGTAAAGTATTTCTATTTTGTGGATAATTATTGTTGCCACCATTAACAAAACTACCACCAGGTGGTTGAACTTGTGGTGGTTGGCCATAAGGTCCTTTATTAAATGGTTGTTGAGTCGAacttgatgttgatgatgatgatggtggtggtggtggtggttgattATAATCTgttctttgttttttaaaattattactattattactaccactaccatttTGATAAGGTGGtggttgattattattattattatgattgtTGTGATGATTTACATTTGCGCCTTGATATTGtgattgttgatgttgattttgtggttgttgttgttgttgttgttgattttgttgttgattttgattttgattctGTTGTCTTAATCTTTTCTTTGTTCTATATTCATGACAAGATGGATATTGAGGTAAATCTTTTGGATTAACTGGCATTGGATCAGTCCAAAAATATTGATGATCTAATGCTTCAGATGCcgtaattcttttttttggatccatacataataatttatctagTAAATCAAATGCTTCTTTTGTAAAAAATGATGGATTTTCactttgtttttaaattaataaataattaaaaaaaaaattttaaaaaaaagataaattagttagtaatgattaaaataaaaagaaataataaattattattattattattattattattattattattattatttgacaATTTACTGTTgataaaaatcttttaaactTAAACTATTATATTCTCTTTTTGGTTTTAAAGCATCCCAAAATGGTAAATCCATTGCTTCTGGCCAATTATTTGCATTTGGTGAACCACAAACTTGATAAATTTTATCTAATTGATCGATTGAATTCCTACCAGGAAAGAGGGTTTTCTTTGATAATAGTTCAGCCATAATGCAACCAACAGACCACATATCAATCTCTGGACCATAATGAAAGGTGCCCAATAAAAGTTCAGGTGGTCTATACCAAAGGGTGATGACACGATTGGTTagaatttgttttttctcACTCGAATTGAATGGTCTTGCAAGACCAAAATCTGCCAACTTCaaaataccattattatcaagtAACAAATTTGACCCTTTAATATCTCTATGTAAAACGTTATTACGATGACAATAATCTAAACCCTCCAACAACTGTTTTAAATAACATTTAATTTGACCTGGtgcaaaatatttaaatgctGGTGAATCCATTAACCCATTTAAATCATGATCCATATATTCAAATACCATATAAACACTACCCTTATGATTATTGGATGCACTTGCTTTAGAAGTTACAACCtcctttaaatttacaacatTTGCatgatttaattcttttaaaattttaatttctctaatTGCTGTAATTggaaacttaaaaaaaaaaattatatttaataaataatataaaattaatattataaattatatatacacacacatatatatatattttttatttatttacttacTCCTTCAACTTCATTATCcataataactttttttaacgCAACAATATCaccatttgatttattttttgctttATAAACTTGACCAAATGTACCTTCACCAATTTGTTCTATTTTTTCATGAGAATCAACACTTCTTGAACCCCAAAcactatcactattattatatcgAATATTATCCATATTTGAAACTGAATTTATTATACCTGTTAACATTGCCGTCGTAATTACTGTTCCATGTATGGTCGGTGCTTTATTTATTGGATTTGGATTTGGGTTTGGATTTGGGTTTGGATTTGGATTTGGGTTTGGGTTTGAATTTATTGTTGAGGATGAAGATGTTGTTGATTCCTCTTTATGAGTTGACCCATTTtgtggtaaattattattattattattattactactactattactattattattaatattattattaatattattattattattaatattattattaatattattattattattattaataatattattaccactactattattattagttgtaGATTCtctgctattattattattattattattattattgttactattattactattattattattattattattatttatattaggtttttcaataatttcttcttttattGTTGTAGATTCTTCTTTTATTGCTtcatgttgttgtttttctaaaatttcttctttttttatattttcggttgtattattttctatgttgttgtttgttgtaGTGtccataataataataataataaaaactctTTCTTCTTAATTTTCTACATACACCATACAAAAactcatataaaaaataaaaaaaaaattaaaaaaaaaaataaaaaaattaaaaaaaaaaaaattaaaaaaattaaaaaaaaaaaataagaaaaaattaaaaaaaaaaaaatgaaaataaaaaaagttccaaagtattcaaataaaataaactttcaaaaaaaaatccttACTTAATtatcccttttttttttttaaaaaaaaacattttattttttttttataatatatttatataaaaaaaaaggactTCCTAAAACTttgtttgatttattttctttagaATATATtcttttgtaaatttgaCCAATTTTTTATCAAGATTATAGAAATAATTGAAAGCAagaaaaaaactaaataaataaaaaaaataaaaaaaagaaataaaaaatgaaaaattaaataaataaataaattaataaataaaaataaataaattttaaaataaaaataaataaaaaaatataataaaataaataaataaaaaaaaagagagagaAGAGATAAAATGtgttaaataatatattatttttttatttattttttaaaagttagtaatacaattttttgacataacaattaattgtttttttttttttattggcgAAGAGAAGAGAAAATGAGGGGACAGGGGGAAGGGGGtgtggttattattataattattattatttactatttttattaaaaaaaaaaaaaaaaccttaaaagaaaaataaaaaaaaaaaaataaagttatttatatgattgattgattgattgattgattgattgattgattgattgattgattgatttttttttttttttttttttatatgtaggagttatgtatatatatatgtgagtgttattttttttttttttttttaacttgtacttgataaattacaaaataaagttgaaggtaaataatttgttacaaaagaaaagaaattttgCATACCACCCCAACTACTAGTATTGGTAGATTCTTTACCAGTGACCATCTCTTTATTCTTATCCAATTGGCTAGAGAGTTGTTTTTCCAATGTTTTAGAATGTTGTCTTTCCtcttgtaataatttttgtaaaCGCTGTAATTCCAATGAactattctttttaaattcttccaATGCTTTCTCTGCCTCTGTAATTAACATTTGTGCTGATTCATTTTGTTCCTCCATTTCTGATGTATGTAATCTAATAATATCTGATTTCTTTAATCTTCTAATACTACCCACATTAAATTGATCCTGTATTAATTGACTTGATGTTAAACCATTACCAcctatattattaaaactattactGCTAATTGTATTATAACctaaattactattactattgctATTACTATTGCTATTTCCTGCTATATTTgtcgatgatgatgatgatgtgttattattattattattattattatttaatggagAATTAACGGTATTGGatgtagtggtagtagttgtagttgttgttgtaataggattatttaaactaaatggtgataataaagCAGCAGCAGTACTTGTTGAAGGAGTTGATGAATAAATTGGTGCTGATGATGgagctgttgttgttgttgtagatttaattgatggtgatgaagtTCTAATATAATttggtgaaaataatgatttaatagaTTGTTCCTTTGATGGTGTTgcatttaatgaaattgataaattaccaCTACTAATTTGATTTGGTAATGGTGGAGTCATTGGTGACATCATTTGAATTGGTTGTGGTCCATCTGaaacttttgaaattaattgtgAAATTGGTGGTGACGATAATAATGTTGGTGAATCAAATGATTGATTATGTGATGGAGAATCAAAAGAACCCTCAGATGGTAATTGATAATCGAATCCACTTAATTGTTTCTTTAAAGAATCTAATTCTGATgaaccatcatcattatcattattatcattatcattattgttattatcataatttattgaattttgtTGTGATAATGGTGGAGTAGTAGTACcctgttgttgtttatttaattcttcaaattcaGATTGTAAAGATTGTGGTGAATTTGTACCACTTGTGTAATAATAtggttgttgatattgtttttcttgtttttcttgtaattgtaattgttgttgttttaaaaacattgagaaattattatttgcatGAATGGTTGAATATTTATCGATTTCGAATTTATCTGATTTTTGTCTACTTAGGACTTGTTTTGCTCTATCAATTGTTGGTTTTATTCTTTTACTTgtgaaattaattgaaccaCCAGCACCACTTGGTGAATTTGTGCCACTACCTCCGCCGCCGCCTTCTTGTAGGGTGTCATCACTGAATGTTACCatcattgataatttattattaatattttgttgtgtttttaataaaagttttaattttttaagttCCAATTCTTTCAATACATTCGATTCCATTGCTTCACGTAATCTATCTTTTTCTTGATCGATACTTTCACGTAACAATTCTTCATTCAAagttaattttgataattgattttttaaattttgattttgtaccattaaatctttattagCGTCTCTCATACCATCGACGAATCTAGCCTCCTTTCTAAGCTTATCAATTTCTTgatcttttttctttaatgtTGAGTCTTGAATTTGTCTAGATTTCTCCAACATTGATAACTCACTTTGATATGACTCAACTTCTTTctctaaaattttatatgaaTCTTGAAGTTGATCAACAATTTGTGTATTCTTTGAATTCCATTgactaatattattagttgatgtattattgatattggtattactattactattagtattattattattattaattttaacattTGGTGGACTTgtattaccactaccacgtgaatttatattaaattgattttcttttttttcattattatatcGCTGTTGTTGTAGATTTTcctcaccatcatcattataaGTTAACTTTGGTGACATTGGATGATTTAAACCACCAAAacttgataaaaataaatttgcaTCAATACAATCATCTTTATCAGTTGGTAAATCATGTAAATGCATTAATAACTTTTGTTTTGGTATTTCTTTAccataatttaattttgtaattAACTGATTAAATTGCTCAAATGTTACCATTGGTTTCGCTGTAAATaatctattaaatttatttgatgatccaccaccaccacttttTGATggactattatttaaatgtgaAAATACCatattactaccaccaccaccgcTGTTTggtgaatcattattatttagtgaattattaccaccagAAATTAATGGTGATAAAAATTTTGGTGTGATATTATACTTTTTCAATAAGTCAATTGGTACCTTaaattttggtaattttaatttctcaatTTGTTTCTCACGTAATTTTTTTGGATCTTCACCATCCATATAACTTGCCATAGATtctaaaaatgattgaaGATCAACAAATGTATTATCTTCTTCaatttgtttcttttcatttaatattaaatcttcAAATGATGAATCATCTTCAAAATCACTACCACCTGTATTTTCTTGATCATCACCCTCTTGTTGTTCGTCTTCATTTTCGtcttcgtcatcatcattttttggTTGTTCAGCTCTATGAACAattcttaaaaaatttaataatttaccaattaatgGATTGGTTTCACTTGATTCACCAGTTAATGATTCAATCTCTTGTCTTAATTGTGTTATTGATATAATTCCATTCTCTTCAGTatcaatagttttaaaaaccTGTTccatttgatttataaaatcTCCACCTGGTGATGCtccaatattatttgatgatgatccAATTCCACCAAAACTACCActtaaattttgattcaattgaatttcatccattaattctttttcttcatcatctgatgatgaatttgttgaatacattttattttttttttttttttttttataatcgtAGTTGCCtgataaacttttttttttttattttaataatttaaaaaaaaaaaaaatatggaatgaaatgaaaaaaaaaaaaaaaaaatgaaaaaaaatatatatatttacaaaaGTGATTATTATCACTCTCTAtaagaaattaattgtttattattataaagaaaggaaaaaaaaaaaaaatgttaataattaatttttattgatatttgaatttattataaagaaatgaatgataaagaaattactaataataataataataataataataaattaaaaaaaaaaaaaaaaaaattaaaaaaaaaaacaaaaaaacaaaaatagaaatttgaataataaaataaataataataataataataataataataataaaaaacaacacAAAAAACGCAACACACAAACACACtcacagaaaaaaaaagtagtaAGAGTGGGTGAATGTTTGATATGTATTCTCTCTATGTGAGAAagagtggtggtggtggtggtatgtATGTGTGAATGTGTGtgacaattatttttattattataactacTATCAATATACCTATCATATCacatattaattaaaaaaaacacattATGATGAGATAAAATGagttttggtttatttttttttttttttttttttaatattatttattttttattttactatgTGTGGTAATGTGACATAAATTGCAATtttgaaaacaaaaaaataaaaaaataaaaaaaaaaaatcacatcAAGATATCTAAAAATGGCTAAAAATTTGAGATTGTGtgttggtttttttattttatttaacttCCAAAAATGActaaaaatttgatttgaaaatagattattattgataatattgtattaatttaacaacaatggtgattgtttttaaaatttattactgacctttttttttttattttatatttatgatAATATGTGTttggaaagaaaaaaaataaaaaaaaaaaaaaaaaaaaaaaaaaaaaaaaagaaacaaaaaaaaaaaaaaaaaaattacaacgaggggaaattaaataataaaaaaaaaaaaaatggactttggaaaaaaaaaaaaaaaaaaaaataaaaaaaaaaaaaaaaaattaaaaaaaaatataatttaaataattttaatacaatACCAGCGGGTCGATTAGATTTTATGTTTTGACCAGCAGTACAATAgtgaaataattataatttttatataaaaacaattttttttttttttaaattttatcaacaaaaaaataaaataaaaattaaaattaaataaaataaaaaattacaaccgtttttttttttttttttaaattttttaaaaaatttccaaaaaattcttttttttttttttttatttttaatttttttttttttttttttttttttttttttttaatgattgaacATCTGTAA comes from Dictyostelium discoideum AX4 chromosome 2 chromosome, whole genome shotgun sequence and encodes:
- a CDS encoding calcium-binding EF-hand domain-containing protein, with protein sequence MYSTNSSSDDEEKELMDEIQLNQNLSGSFGGIGSSSNNIGASPGGDFINQMEQVFKTIDTEENGIISITQLRQEIESLTGESSETNPLIGKLLNFLRIVHRAEQPKNDDDEDENEDEQQEGDDQENTGGSDFEDDSSFEDLILNEKKQIEEDNTFVDLQSFLESMASYMDGEDPKKLREKQIEKLKLPKFKVPIDLLKKYNITPKFLSPLISGGNNSLNNNDSPNSGGGGSNMVFSHLNNSPSKSGGGGSSNKFNRLFTAKPMVTFEQFNQLITKLNYGKEIPKQKLLMHLHDLPTDKDDCIDANLFLSSFGGLNHPMSPKLTYNDDGEENLQQQRYNNEKKENQFNINSRGSGNTSPPNVKINNNNNTNSNSNTNINNTSTNNISQWNSKNTQIVDQLQDSYKILEKEVESYQSELSMLEKSRQIQDSTLKKKDQEIDKLRKEARFVDGMRDANKDLMVQNQNLKNQLSKLTLNEELLRESIDQEKDRLREAMESNVLKELELKKLKLLLKTQQNINNKLSMMVTFSDDTLQEGGGGGSGTNSPSGAGGSINFTSKRIKPTIDRAKQVLSRQKSDKFEIDKYSTIHANNNFSMFLKQQQLQLQEKQEKQYQQPYYYTSGTNSPQSLQSEFEELNKQQQGTTTPPLSQQNSINYDNNNNDNDNNDNDDGSSELDSLKKQLSGFDYQLPSEGSFDSPSHNQSFDSPTLLSSPPISQLISKVSDGPQPIQMMSPMTPPLPNQISSGNLSISLNATPSKEQSIKSLFSPNYIRTSSPSIKSTTTTTAPSSAPIYSSTPSTSTAAALLSPFSLNNPITTTTTTTTTTSNTVNSPLNNNNNNNNNTSSSSSTNIAGNSNSNSNSNSNLGYNTISSNSFNNIGGNGLTSSQLIQDQFNVGSIRRLKKSDIIRLHTSEMEEQNESAQMLITEAEKALEEFKKNSSLELQRLQKLLQEERQHSKTLEKQLSSQLDKNKEMVTGKESTNTSSWGGMQNFFSFVTNYLPSTLFCNLSSTS